A stretch of DNA from Globicephala melas chromosome 4, mGloMel1.2, whole genome shotgun sequence:
TGGTGCCAGGGGTCACCACAAAAAGGCGGCAGAGCCACGGCCCACCAGCCACGTGGCAGGCTGGCCGTCTGGTGAGGTTGCCGAGGGCTTGGCACAGGAGCTGGTCCTCAGCCCCGCCCATGTCCACCACCTCCACGGGCGAGCCGAGGCCCGGGAGGTGCAGGAGGTGCCGGGGGGGCATGTAGGTGTGGGTGAATAGGAGTGTGTAGTGGGTGGGTACCTGTGGGAGCGCAGGAGCGCGAACCACCTGCTCCAGGTGCCCCAGGCCAGGCACTAGGCCCCCCTGGTGCAGGCAGCCGAAGAAGAGGGCACCCAGGGCATTGAAGAGGATCAGGGTGCCCTTGCAGGGTGCCAGTTGGGTCTGTAGACTACAAAGCAGGACGAGGGGGACCAGGAGGGGGATTAGGAACCGAGCCTCCTGGTGGCTAAAGGCAGACAGCAGGGCCAGGGGCATGAAGTAGAGGAGCAGGAGGTGAGACCTGGGGCTGGACTGCAGGCTCCGGGCAGCCAGTGCCCTTGGGAAGCCCATCTGTGTGAAGGCCTGGAGGCAGGCTCGCAGCTGTTGCCACGCGGCCTGCAGGGCGTGGGCATGCAGCACCCCAAAGAGCAGGAAGCCATTGACTGCCAGGTGAGTGAGCCGCATGTGTGTGCCATGCCTCGCCAGGTTTACGGGATCCAGGTTGTAGTACAAGAAGTTGGCAGGTGTAAGGACAAGGGTACTGGGTCTAGATGGACTGGAGAAATAGCAGCTGTCCACAGCCACAAACCCCACTGCTGTGAGGGTCGCCCCTGGGAGCAGCACCAGGGCTTCCTTGGTCAGCGACTTGAAGCTGGGGTTTGTGGCTCCATAAGTACCCCAGAGGAAGAGGGGGACCAGAGCAAAGGCCAGAAAGGTGGGCCGGTTGAAGAAGCCAGCAGCCATGACACCCCCAAGAAGCCAACTGTGCCACGACGGGCCTGGAGCAGGCTTCTTGGGAGTGCAGCTCCCAGCTACACGGGGGGATACCAGTACCAGCAGCCACGCAAAGAGCAGCCCCTCAATGGCATTGGAGAAGGTCCTTGTGTAGAAGACCAAGGTGACGTAGGAACCAGACAGCAGGACCAGGGCGTTCCAGCGCTCTGCCCCCCAGCGTGGGGCTAGGTGGTACACGGCCAAGTCCAGGGCAAAGGAGAGGGAAGCGAGGAGGAGGCGGGGCCCGACCAGCAGCGCATAGCCGCTCACCGGGCCAGGCCATGGCCCCCACTCTTCCCAGAGCCTGAGCAGCCAGAAGGCGGAGCCAGAGGTCAGCAGTGGGAAGACCACTGTACGGCAGGGGCTGCTGGGGTGAAACTCCCAGGGCCGCGCGGCCTTTATGCCCAGGACGTCCtctgcagagagagaaggagaggtgaGCCAGGTCCCAGCGCAGAGGATATTACGGACAAAATCCTAGGATGGCCCCCAAGATTTTCCAGCCCCCTGGTGTACATGCCGGACATAATCCCTGGGACTGGGAAGATGACAGAGTTCACTCCTGTGATTAGGTTACATCAC
This window harbors:
- the PIGZ gene encoding GPI mannosyltransferase 4 — translated: MKMAARVLWGSLSLLRLVWCLLPQTGYVHPDEFFQSPEVMAEDVLGIKAARPWEFHPSSPCRTVVFPLLTSGSAFWLLRLWEEWGPWPGPVSGYALLVGPRLLLASLSFALDLAVYHLAPRWGAERWNALVLLSGSYVTLVFYTRTFSNAIEGLLFAWLLVLVSPRVAGSCTPKKPAPGPSWHSWLLGGVMAAGFFNRPTFLAFALVPLFLWGTYGATNPSFKSLTKEALVLLPGATLTAVGFVAVDSCYFSSPSRPSTLVLTPANFLYYNLDPVNLARHGTHMRLTHLAVNGFLLFGVLHAHALQAAWQQLRACLQAFTQMGFPRALAARSLQSSPRSHLLLLYFMPLALLSAFSHQEARFLIPLLVPLVLLCSLQTQLAPCKGTLILFNALGALFFGCLHQGGLVPGLGHLEQVVRAPALPQVPTHYTLLFTHTYMPPRHLLHLPGLGSPVEVVDMGGAEDQLLCQALGNLTRRPACHVAGGPWLCRLFVVTPGTTRSAMKKCSFPLKSETLIFPHLTLEDPPALSSLLSGAWRYHLSLHILELGEKPDNMTEKPLPKTQP